A genome region from Vicia villosa cultivar HV-30 ecotype Madison, WI unplaced genomic scaffold, Vvil1.0 ctg.000011F_1_1, whole genome shotgun sequence includes the following:
- the LOC131621823 gene encoding uncharacterized protein LOC131621823, translated as MEARHASLGRRTLEEIRQKRAAERLVKTSSGPDLSQVPTISEMATINKSESGNRLSESDVSSLISQIKDLQKKNTELDEENKKMTLKLQTIEIDNDAMQKKLNGLEQNTVPSLRKALKDVAMEKDAAVVSREDLLAQLRTLKKRLKEAEEEQYRAEEDAAALRAELNSVQQQSMTSTVSTIPSLGPPDHHLQILENELAGLKLELQRESLMRHQVQEQLAKEQSRIASLMSEKQELEEKLNSMSREAAEVSDKAAHKAFTLEDKQKLDKQLHDMALAVERLENSRQKLLMEIDYQSTEIERLFEENSNLSNSHQEAIGAAARWQNQVMECLKQNEELRGILEKLRVEQANGLPDSFKNGVHETDSSTSIGEVASLKGQLVKEMSRAETLTAEVMQLSAQLEQVKQAYDGLARFYKPVLRNIENGLIQMKQDNSLSVR; from the exons ATGGAGGCTCGTCACGCATCTCTCGGTCGACGAACG CTTGAGGAAATTCGTCAAAAGAGAGCCGCGGAAAGATTGGTTAAAACCTCTTCCGGACCAGATCTAAGTCAGGTTCCGACCATCTCCG AGATGGCTACAATTAACAAGTCGGAGAGCGGAAATAGACTCTCTGAG TCAGATGTTAGTTcgctaatatctcaaataaaaGATCTGCAAAAGAAGAACACGGAGTTGgatgaagaaaacaagaaaatgaCTTTAAAG cttcaaacgatTGAAATTGATAATGATGCAATGCAGAAGAAGTTAAATGGACTG GAGCAAAATACGGTGCCATCTCTCAGAAAAGCTCTCAAGGATGTTGCGATGGAAAAAGATGCTGCAGTTGTTTCAAGA GAAGATCTTTTAGCACAGCTTCGTACCCTGAAGAAACGTCTGAAGGAAGCAGAAGAAGAGCAATATCGT GCAGAGGAAGATGCAGCAGCACTGAGAGCAGAATTGAATTCAGTTCAGCAACAATCAATGACTAGCACAGTCAGTACAATTCCATCTCTTGGTCCACCAGACCACCATCTTCAAATATTAGAAAATGAGCTAGCTGGTTTAAAATTGGAACTGCAG CGTGAGTCACTGATGAGGCATCAGGTGCAAGAACAATTAGCAAAAGAGCAAAGCCGTATTGCATCACTGATGTCTGAAAAACAGGAGTTGGAAGAAAAACTAAACTCCATGTCTAGAGAGGCTGCAG AAGTCTCTGATAAAGCAGCTCACAAGGCATTCACTTTG GAAGACAAGCAGAAACTTGATAAGCAGTTGCATGATATGGCGTTAGCTGTAGAAAGGTTGGAGAACAGCAGGCAGAAACTTCTAATGGAG ATTGATTATCAATCTACAGAGATAGAGAGGCTTTTTGAGGAAAATTCTAATCTCTCAAATTCACATCAAGAGGCGATTGGAGCAGCAGCAAGATGGCAAAACCAG GTGATGGAGTGTCTTAAGCAAAATGAAGAGCTGCGCGGGATTCTAGAAAAATTGCGAGTGGAACAGGCTAATGGCTTACCAGACTCATTTAAGAATGGGGTACATGAGACTGATTCCTCAACATCTATTGGAGAGGTGGCATCTCTGAAG GGCCAACTTGTAAAGGAAATGAGCAGAGCAGAGACACTAACGGCAGAAGTCATGCAACTCTCTGCACAACTTgaacaagtcaaacaagcatatgATGGTCTTGCACGTTT TTATAAGCCAGTGCTGCGCAATATTGAAAACGGTCTCATACAAATGAAACAAGACAACTCATTGTCTGTACGATGA